A region of Maridesulfovibrio sp. DNA encodes the following proteins:
- a CDS encoding sensor domain-containing diguanylate cyclase, whose protein sequence is MTVRVKLIIVLTLILVTAFISLSLFNYNESRKNIRKDIVNSSLPLTRDNIYSEIQTVLMRPLFVSSLMANDTFLKDWAAGGEKDVSKIKRYLDEIQDRYGFFTAFFVSAKTGKYYYPGGVLKTISPEDDHDVWYYDFVSSGEKHDLDVDSNEAADNILTVFINHRLVSESGELLGVTGVGLKMDDVSRLLKFFSTKYGKTIFLVDRNGLVQAHHKVGLIEQINLRHMPGHGKIASQVLSTSAEPATYEFEFDGDRIFLTARYIPELEWLLIVEQNENVLLDAARKNFVRTIVVGGIATLFIVVLSILVVNHFQLRLEDQAESDELTGLGNRRSFARVFESTVSGLKKKPRPFSIILLDVDGFKLVNDKSGHIEGDRILKQISSIIKSSVRDSDFCARWGGDEFLLLIDGEIDLAFDVAERIREAVSGAGNEDLLTSDSGVKVTVSCGVARYTDEDTLDSLIARADKAMYESKMQGKDMVMRG, encoded by the coding sequence TTGATTCTTGTCACAGCGTTTATTTCCCTCAGTCTTTTTAACTATAATGAGTCCCGTAAAAATATCCGTAAGGATATCGTTAATTCCTCACTTCCTTTGACCCGTGATAATATTTATTCCGAAATCCAGACTGTATTGATGCGACCTTTGTTCGTCTCATCGCTTATGGCGAACGATACTTTTCTCAAAGACTGGGCTGCAGGAGGGGAAAAGGATGTTTCGAAAATTAAAAGATATCTGGATGAGATTCAGGATAGATACGGATTTTTCACCGCATTTTTTGTTTCCGCTAAAACCGGAAAATATTATTATCCGGGCGGAGTTCTTAAAACCATTTCTCCTGAAGATGATCACGATGTCTGGTATTATGATTTCGTTAGCAGTGGCGAAAAACATGATTTGGATGTGGACTCCAATGAAGCTGCAGATAATATTCTAACTGTGTTCATCAATCACCGTCTGGTCAGTGAGAGTGGCGAGCTTTTGGGAGTTACAGGTGTTGGATTGAAAATGGACGATGTCTCCCGCTTATTGAAGTTTTTTTCTACAAAATACGGCAAGACCATTTTTCTGGTTGATAGAAACGGTCTGGTTCAGGCTCATCATAAAGTAGGCTTGATCGAGCAAATTAATCTAAGGCATATGCCGGGACATGGTAAAATCGCTTCTCAGGTTTTAAGTACTTCCGCAGAGCCCGCTACTTATGAATTCGAATTTGATGGAGATCGGATTTTTTTGACAGCCCGTTATATTCCTGAGTTGGAATGGCTTCTTATCGTTGAGCAAAATGAAAATGTATTGCTTGATGCAGCGCGGAAAAATTTTGTGAGAACCATTGTAGTCGGTGGTATTGCGACTCTTTTTATAGTGGTCCTGAGTATTCTTGTGGTCAATCATTTTCAGTTGCGTTTGGAAGATCAGGCCGAGTCTGATGAGTTGACCGGTTTAGGGAATCGGCGCTCTTTTGCACGAGTTTTTGAGTCCACTGTTTCGGGCCTAAAAAAGAAGCCCCGTCCTTTTTCTATTATTTTATTGGATGTTGACGGTTTCAAGCTGGTTAATGATAAAAGCGGCCATATAGAAGGAGACCGCATACTTAAGCAGATTTCTTCCATTATAAAATCTTCTGTGCGTGATTCTGATTTTTGCGCCCGCTGGGGCGGAGATGAGTTTCTCCTGCTGATCGACGGGGAAATAGATCTTGCCTTTGATGTGGCTGAAAGAATAAGAGAAGCTGTCAGCGGTGCAGGGAATGAAGACCTCTTAACCAGCGATTCCGGGGTAAAGGTCACAGTCAGTTGCGGGGTTGCCCGTTATACTGATGAGGATACCCTAGACTCCCTGATCGCAAGGGCGGATAAGGCTATGTATGAGTCTAAAATGCAGGGTAAAGATATGGTTATGAGAGGCTAA
- a CDS encoding transposase yields the protein MCNTDVGHRRIEDSDPPAFESRYEQLKRLTSSEEEARKFMLHKALGDRKPFCPRCREHKLYNLNGDRYRCSSCKYTFQDFSGRWINNGGLACREWIRLIQMFAEDHTAHAISLDLELSYNATYKAITALRFAILAQAIDAQQLLSPETGLHTHLKNKKLTGVPSKKSTGTIPVFGIMEKNGWVFIDLMQNITAESVFHFNHNFHLKLVRHGSIIHTDRYQKYDALILCGDDSLPLDYIRKYPDITPHIEISGGEFWNFARQRFKRYKGISPHRFPLYLKELEFRFNNRKKDLFDLLTGYICKIVPDVD from the coding sequence ATGTGTAACACAGATGTCGGCCATAGGCGGATAGAGGATTCCGATCCCCCAGCATTCGAAAGCAGGTACGAGCAGCTGAAACGTCTGACATCCTCAGAAGAGGAGGCCAGAAAATTTATGCTGCACAAAGCATTGGGAGACCGCAAACCATTCTGCCCCCGCTGCCGTGAGCATAAGCTCTACAACCTTAACGGTGACCGCTACCGCTGCTCTTCCTGCAAGTACACCTTTCAGGATTTCAGCGGACGCTGGATCAATAACGGCGGTCTAGCCTGCCGTGAATGGATAAGATTAATCCAGATGTTCGCTGAAGATCACACCGCCCACGCCATTTCACTTGATCTGGAACTTTCTTACAACGCGACTTACAAGGCAATAACGGCCCTGCGTTTCGCAATTCTGGCGCAGGCAATTGACGCCCAGCAACTGCTAAGCCCCGAAACCGGTCTACACACTCATCTCAAGAACAAAAAGCTGACCGGGGTACCTTCAAAGAAGTCTACCGGCACTATACCTGTATTCGGTATTATGGAAAAAAACGGCTGGGTATTCATAGATTTAATGCAGAACATCACTGCGGAATCTGTATTTCACTTCAACCACAATTTCCATCTCAAACTAGTCCGTCATGGTTCGATCATACACACCGACCGGTACCAGAAGTATGATGCACTGATACTATGCGGTGATGACTCCCTGCCGCTGGATTATATCCGCAAATACCCGGATATAACCCCGCACATTGAAATCTCGGGCGGAGAATTCTGGAATTTCGCCCGTCAGCGTTTCAAGCGTTACAAAGGGATATCCCCGCATCGCTTTCCTTTATATTTGAAGGAGCTGGAATTCCGTTTCAACAATCGAAAAAAGGATTTGTTTGATCTTTTAACCGGATATATTTGTAAGATTGTGCCGGACGTGGATTAA
- the moaA gene encoding GTP 3',8-cyclase MoaA, translated as MILTDKIGRTVNYLRLSVTDRCNLRCMYCVTKDFKFIPHPEILRYEEMLRLVDLAASMNISKLRLTGGEPFARRGFMGFISSVMSSHPELDLRITTNGTLIEPLVPELKKIGVSRLNISLDTLDRKTFAEVTGRDHLNDVLAAISACLSAGIRIKINAVAMKGINDKELGSFIDFAREHPIDIRFIEFMPMGDDTKSDSRFWSADDILEQGRQLTNLIPVKRTAENRGPARMYTIENGKGRLGLISPVSSHFCSTCNRLRITSDGKLRTCLFSDRTYRLRNILRNPKLGDDTLRRVIAAATRDKPLGYHLLEQRSGSEGVCVTQMSAIGG; from the coding sequence ATGATACTTACCGACAAAATAGGCCGGACTGTAAACTACCTGAGGCTGAGCGTTACCGACCGCTGCAACCTGCGCTGCATGTATTGTGTAACCAAGGACTTCAAATTCATCCCCCACCCGGAAATCCTGCGCTATGAAGAAATGTTGCGGCTGGTGGATCTGGCTGCTTCCATGAATATTTCAAAACTGCGTCTGACCGGTGGAGAACCGTTTGCCCGCAGGGGATTTATGGGCTTCATTTCCTCGGTCATGTCCAGCCATCCGGAGCTGGACCTACGCATAACCACAAACGGAACACTCATCGAGCCGCTGGTGCCGGAACTGAAAAAAATCGGAGTCAGCAGGCTTAACATCTCGCTGGACACACTTGATCGCAAGACTTTCGCCGAGGTCACCGGACGAGATCATTTAAATGATGTGCTTGCAGCTATTTCTGCCTGCCTGTCTGCAGGAATACGCATCAAAATCAACGCCGTGGCCATGAAAGGAATCAATGACAAGGAGCTAGGATCCTTCATTGATTTCGCTCGGGAGCACCCAATAGACATACGCTTCATTGAATTCATGCCTATGGGGGACGACACCAAATCCGACAGCCGCTTCTGGTCCGCCGACGATATTCTTGAGCAGGGCAGACAGTTAACCAATCTGATCCCTGTAAAACGCACTGCCGAGAACCGGGGCCCCGCGCGCATGTACACTATTGAAAACGGCAAAGGCAGATTGGGTTTAATCTCCCCGGTAAGTTCCCATTTCTGCAGCACCTGCAACAGGCTGCGCATTACTTCCGACGGCAAGCTGCGTACCTGCCTCTTCTCGGACCGCACATACCGGCTGCGTAACATTTTACGAAACCCCAAGCTTGGCGATGACACACTGCGCCGGGTAATAGCTGCGGCAACCCGCGACAAACCGCTGGGATACCATCTCTTAGAACAAAGATCAGGAAGTGAAGGTGTATGTGTAACACAGATGTCGGCCATAGGCGGATAG
- a CDS encoding formate dehydrogenase accessory protein FdhE → MSFDYSSAREQLDKKISELREKPFLPDELVNLISSVAEIQLEAQQHSAPEIPTDLTSPDRNLQGHPLLAREDFTYDYKQACKLIEEIALLISKEEGPIAEASLLITESINSGKLDLKQAFSAYLKTDDDFFLGWAEKMPEAPRALSFLIQSALTPSIKTVAAALAKELPELEADTSKRPDTAELDFELEQPAPRNHGHCPICGSVPFMHTLHHKQGFRFANCSFCHTEYRVRRMACAYCDENNPDNLKFFTVEEAPGYRVDVCDSCKTYMKTADFRKLDKISIPALNDLESLPLDFVAAEEGYSRGTLSVWGF, encoded by the coding sequence ATGAGTTTTGATTACAGCAGTGCCAGGGAACAGTTGGATAAAAAAATCTCCGAGTTGCGGGAAAAGCCTTTCCTTCCGGACGAACTTGTCAATTTGATTTCCAGCGTTGCCGAAATCCAGTTGGAGGCACAGCAACACTCCGCCCCGGAGATACCTACTGACCTCACTTCCCCGGACCGCAACCTGCAGGGACACCCCCTGCTTGCCCGTGAAGACTTCACTTATGATTACAAACAGGCTTGCAAGCTTATTGAAGAGATAGCCCTTCTGATCAGCAAAGAAGAAGGGCCCATCGCCGAAGCTTCCCTGTTGATCACCGAAAGTATCAATTCCGGGAAACTGGACCTGAAACAGGCTTTCAGCGCCTACCTTAAAACCGATGACGATTTTTTTCTAGGCTGGGCGGAAAAAATGCCTGAGGCACCGCGTGCACTTAGTTTTCTCATCCAGTCAGCACTTACTCCCTCCATAAAGACTGTTGCCGCTGCACTGGCAAAAGAACTGCCCGAGCTTGAAGCGGACACTTCCAAAAGACCCGACACCGCCGAGCTGGATTTCGAACTGGAACAACCCGCACCTCGCAACCACGGGCACTGTCCCATCTGCGGTTCCGTTCCCTTCATGCATACCCTGCACCACAAGCAGGGCTTCCGCTTCGCCAACTGTTCTTTCTGCCACACCGAATACCGGGTACGCAGAATGGCTTGTGCCTATTGCGACGAAAACAACCCGGACAATCTGAAATTTTTCACTGTGGAAGAAGCGCCCGGCTACCGGGTAGATGTTTGCGATTCCTGCAAAACTTATATGAAAACTGCTGATTTCCGCAAACTGGATAAGATTTCCATACCAGCCCTCAATGACCTTGAATCCCTGCCACTGGACTTTGTGGCGGCAGAGGAAGGCTACAGCCGGGGCACACTGTCTGTCTGGGGGTTTTAA
- the fdhD gene encoding formate dehydrogenase accessory sulfurtransferase FdhD, with amino-acid sequence MMKDSFNYTIKEYSGGEFKEKEISSILEIPLTINLNGREVVTLLTTARYPDYLTVGFLKSDAYISSRDQITDLKITEGKDRIIADVKTSHDPWEGRVLEYSITSGCGKGTNFGRNVSTISKRTINSKLIVTPEQILTHANELHSRSTLYGKTRGCHNSSLCTPEEMLYFREDIGRHNAIDMIVGQCFLEDVPTGGKMIVSTGRVASEILLKAVRIGVPILASTAVATSFSVDLARKIGITLIGNISKTGFWVYNDRGRIQGL; translated from the coding sequence ATGATGAAAGACAGCTTCAATTATACAATAAAAGAATATTCCGGTGGAGAATTCAAGGAAAAGGAAATCAGCAGTATTCTTGAAATTCCTTTGACCATCAACCTTAACGGCAGGGAAGTAGTAACCCTGCTGACCACAGCCCGGTATCCGGATTACCTCACTGTCGGTTTTTTGAAATCGGACGCATATATTTCTTCACGGGACCAGATAACCGACCTGAAAATAACAGAAGGCAAGGACCGCATCATTGCCGATGTCAAGACCAGCCACGATCCCTGGGAAGGACGGGTCCTCGAATATTCAATTACTTCCGGGTGCGGCAAAGGCACCAACTTCGGGCGCAATGTCTCGACCATATCAAAACGGACTATCAACTCGAAACTGATCGTCACCCCGGAGCAAATCCTGACCCATGCCAATGAATTGCACTCCCGCTCCACCCTGTACGGAAAGACACGCGGCTGCCACAACTCCTCTCTGTGTACACCGGAAGAGATGCTCTATTTCCGCGAAGACATCGGACGGCATAACGCCATCGACATGATCGTGGGGCAATGTTTTCTTGAAGATGTCCCAACAGGCGGCAAAATGATCGTCTCCACCGGGCGTGTTGCATCCGAAATCCTGCTCAAGGCCGTGCGCATCGGGGTTCCCATACTTGCTTCCACAGCTGTGGCAACAAGTTTCTCAGTAGATCTGGCCCGTAAAATAGGCATCACCCTCATCGGCAACATAAGCAAAACCGGATTCTGGGTCTACAATGACCGGGGTCGAATCCAGGGTCTGTAA
- a CDS encoding substrate-binding domain-containing protein has protein sequence MKKIKVLLIAIALVSLLVSPGLVKAETLMMATTTSTDNTGLLDELAPMFQKDTGIELKWTAVGTGKALKMGQNCDVDVLMVHAPAAEKKYVDMGALKDRREVMYNDFVIIGPASDPAGIKGLPVVQAMKAISSSKAPFVSRGDNSGTNKKEISLWKVAGMAVPDKAQWYIQTGQGMIKSITVAEERDAYVMTDRGTYIKYSANKNGSPELKVLVEGDKSLFNQYSVLAVNPANCKNAKYELATKFSEWMASPKTQKAIGDFKLLGKKLFIPNAK, from the coding sequence ATGAAAAAAATTAAAGTTTTACTTATTGCTATTGCCCTCGTTTCCCTGCTCGTTTCTCCTGGACTGGTCAAAGCTGAAACCCTGATGATGGCTACCACCACCAGTACGGACAACACCGGTCTTCTTGATGAACTGGCCCCAATGTTCCAAAAGGATACCGGCATTGAGTTGAAGTGGACTGCAGTTGGTACCGGTAAGGCTCTTAAAATGGGTCAGAACTGCGATGTGGACGTACTCATGGTACACGCTCCCGCAGCTGAAAAAAAATACGTTGATATGGGTGCGCTCAAAGACCGCCGTGAAGTTATGTACAACGATTTCGTGATTATCGGCCCCGCATCTGACCCTGCAGGCATTAAAGGTCTCCCCGTTGTGCAGGCCATGAAAGCTATCTCATCGTCCAAGGCTCCTTTCGTCAGCCGTGGTGATAACTCCGGTACCAACAAGAAAGAGATTTCTCTCTGGAAAGTTGCCGGTATGGCTGTTCCCGACAAAGCCCAGTGGTACATTCAGACTGGACAGGGTATGATCAAGAGTATCACCGTTGCTGAAGAGCGCGATGCCTACGTTATGACTGACCGTGGTACCTACATCAAGTACAGTGCCAATAAAAACGGTTCTCCTGAGCTGAAAGTTTTGGTTGAAGGCGATAAATCCCTTTTCAACCAGTACAGTGTTCTGGCTGTTAACCCCGCAAACTGCAAGAACGCCAAATACGAGTTGGCTACAAAGTTTTCCGAGTGGATGGCTTCTCCCAAAACCCAGAAAGCTATCGGCGACTTCAAGCTGCTCGGTAAAAAGCTTTTCATTCCTAACGCTAAATAG
- a CDS encoding ABC transporter permease, producing MDFILNGFWQAFVLLFSADPETYSAIFTTVSVTTISISATLILGAPLGFLLGYHEFPGKKTLRLISDTLLSFPTVVIGLLVYAMLSRKGPMGEMELLFTIPGIAVGQTLLGLPIVIAMMATAVENLDLRLKQTLLTLGASHSQILRTTLWEARYSLILAAAAAYGRIVSEIGISMMVGGNIKWHTRTITTAIALETGKGEFAMGIALGLVLMMIAFTVNFFMSGIRKRAGQ from the coding sequence ATGGATTTCATTTTAAATGGTTTCTGGCAGGCATTCGTACTTTTGTTTTCCGCTGATCCAGAAACGTATTCCGCAATTTTTACAACCGTCAGTGTTACCACTATTTCCATCAGCGCAACCCTGATCCTGGGAGCGCCGTTGGGATTTCTGCTTGGTTATCACGAATTCCCCGGTAAAAAAACATTGCGCCTTATCTCCGATACCCTGCTGTCTTTTCCAACCGTTGTTATCGGTTTGCTGGTTTACGCCATGCTTTCCCGCAAAGGACCTATGGGCGAAATGGAGCTTCTTTTCACCATTCCCGGAATAGCTGTGGGACAGACTTTGCTCGGCCTGCCTATTGTCATCGCCATGATGGCTACTGCGGTGGAAAATCTTGACTTGCGCCTGAAGCAGACCCTGCTGACCCTTGGTGCATCGCACAGCCAGATTTTGCGTACAACACTTTGGGAGGCCCGTTACAGCCTTATCCTAGCCGCTGCAGCAGCCTATGGACGCATTGTTTCAGAAATCGGTATTTCCATGATGGTCGGCGGGAATATCAAGTGGCACACCCGGACTATTACAACAGCCATTGCTCTCGAGACGGGCAAGGGTGAATTCGCCATGGGGATTGCGTTGGGACTGGTCTTGATGATGATAGCTTTTACGGTCAATTTTTTTATGTCCGGTATCCGTAAAAGGGCAGGGCAGTAA
- a CDS encoding ABC transporter ATP-binding protein, whose protein sequence is MKALYKLEQVRQRYNGRPVLSIRDFSINEGSIVGLAGHNGSGKSTLMRMLAFLESPDSGKIFYDGSEVKEPALWLRREVTMLTQEPYLLKRSVAANVAYGLELRGEKNISERVCDSLVRVGLAPDKFMHRNWFELSGGEAQRVALAARLVLNPRVLLLDEPTASLDLESTRLIHDAAVSARDEQGTTLVIVSHDHLWLEDVSDTIFRLADGRMND, encoded by the coding sequence ATGAAAGCATTGTACAAGCTGGAACAGGTCAGGCAGCGTTACAACGGGAGGCCTGTACTAAGCATTAGGGATTTTTCTATCAATGAAGGTTCAATTGTCGGTCTGGCAGGGCATAACGGAAGCGGCAAGAGTACTTTGATGCGCATGCTGGCTTTTCTGGAAAGTCCTGATTCCGGCAAAATATTTTATGACGGCAGTGAAGTGAAGGAACCGGCACTGTGGTTACGGCGTGAAGTTACCATGCTTACTCAGGAGCCGTATCTGCTTAAACGGTCTGTTGCCGCAAATGTCGCCTACGGCCTTGAATTGCGCGGTGAAAAGAATATTTCCGAAAGGGTCTGCGATTCCCTTGTCCGGGTTGGACTGGCCCCTGATAAATTTATGCATCGCAACTGGTTTGAACTCTCCGGCGGGGAGGCCCAGCGGGTGGCTCTGGCTGCGCGTCTGGTCTTGAATCCTCGGGTTTTGCTTCTTGATGAACCTACGGCCAGCCTGGACCTTGAATCCACCCGATTGATCCATGATGCGGCTGTTTCAGCCCGCGATGAGCAGGGGACGACCCTTGTAATTGTCAGTCATGATCATCTCTGGCTGGAAGATGTTTCTGATACGATTTTTCGCTTGGCGGACGGGCGTATGAACGACTAA
- a CDS encoding glycogen/starch/alpha-glucan phosphorylase translates to MKNSTFRIKKKNDRDSLTSDIKDHVIYSLSKEVKDASEWDVGKALALALRDRLVERMIDTRDRYRKAKAKRMYYFSIEYLLGRCLGNNLCNMDLLDICGDIFKELGFDLDEVRASERDPALGNGGLGRLAACFLDSLATLALPGCGYGIHYEYGLFRQSISNGYQKELADYWMKSGMPLQIARPDQSVIVPLYGRVESAVSPSGEYLPMWVDWDDIIGVPYDIPIVGYGGKTVNYLRLFAARASENFDMDIFNHGDYIRAVQRKIESEMVSKVLYPTESVSFGKELRLVQEYFLVACGLRDITRRFYAQNKNFHEFADYVAIQLNDTHPALTVVELMRYLVDEKRIDWERAWEITRASCAYTNHTLLPEALECWSVSLLEKVLPRHLQIIYEINRRFLKQVKGKYPDNTEKLRRMSLICEEGTKNVRMANLAVIGSHSVNGVSELHSELVKTRLFPDFYELEPGKFNNKTNGVTPRRWLLKANPALAELFIDILGKAWITDLSELHRLEGLVNDNAFRERFMKAKRSNKIILGNYIKGMLDIDVSPDSIFDIQAKRIHEYKRQLLNMLHVIHLYLELVDNDVEPLCARTFIFAGKAAPGYWEAKQIIKLIHSVADVVNNDPRVEGLLKVAFVPDYRVSLAEKIIPACDVSEQISTAGTEASGTGNMKFAMNGALTIGTYDGANIEMLEEVGADNFYLFGLKQEEVEKTLHSGSYRPREIYDHSPEIRQVFNALLENRFSHKEPDLFRWVVDKLLSDNEQYMHLADFKAYISAQRRIDKDYADKELWAGKAILNTARMGKFSTDRTMREYAEDIWNIKAVR, encoded by the coding sequence ATGAAAAATTCCACTTTCAGGATCAAGAAGAAAAATGACCGCGATAGTCTGACCTCAGACATCAAAGACCATGTGATTTATTCCCTGAGCAAGGAAGTCAAAGACGCCAGCGAATGGGACGTGGGCAAGGCGCTGGCACTGGCGCTGCGCGACAGGCTGGTGGAGCGGATGATTGATACCCGTGACCGCTATCGCAAGGCCAAGGCCAAGCGTATGTACTATTTTTCTATTGAATACCTGCTGGGTCGTTGCCTTGGGAATAACCTGTGCAACATGGATCTTCTGGATATCTGTGGGGATATTTTCAAGGAGCTCGGATTTGATCTTGATGAGGTTCGGGCCAGTGAGCGTGATCCCGCTCTCGGTAACGGAGGACTTGGAAGGTTGGCGGCCTGTTTTCTCGATTCGCTGGCAACTCTCGCCCTTCCCGGTTGCGGCTATGGAATCCATTACGAGTATGGTTTATTCCGTCAATCCATCAGTAACGGATATCAGAAAGAATTGGCAGATTACTGGATGAAGAGCGGTATGCCGCTCCAGATTGCGCGCCCGGACCAGTCTGTGATCGTTCCGCTTTACGGCAGGGTGGAGAGCGCTGTCTCTCCCAGCGGTGAATACCTGCCCATGTGGGTTGACTGGGATGATATTATCGGTGTTCCATACGATATTCCAATAGTCGGTTACGGAGGTAAGACTGTTAATTACCTGCGGTTGTTTGCAGCCCGTGCGTCCGAAAATTTTGACATGGATATTTTTAACCATGGCGACTATATCAGGGCTGTACAGCGCAAAATTGAATCTGAGATGGTGTCCAAAGTTCTTTACCCCACTGAATCAGTCTCGTTCGGTAAGGAACTGCGTTTGGTGCAGGAGTACTTTCTCGTTGCCTGCGGTCTGCGTGATATTACCCGCAGGTTTTATGCCCAGAATAAAAATTTTCATGAGTTTGCCGATTACGTAGCCATTCAGCTTAACGATACCCACCCGGCTTTGACCGTGGTGGAACTGATGCGTTACCTTGTGGATGAAAAGCGTATTGACTGGGAGCGTGCATGGGAGATAACCCGCGCCTCCTGCGCTTATACCAACCATACCCTGCTGCCGGAGGCTCTTGAATGCTGGTCTGTGTCCCTGCTTGAAAAGGTTCTGCCCCGTCATTTACAGATCATCTATGAAATAAACCGCCGTTTTTTAAAACAGGTTAAAGGCAAGTATCCCGACAACACGGAAAAGCTGCGCCGCATGTCCCTGATATGCGAGGAAGGAACGAAAAATGTGCGCATGGCAAATCTTGCAGTAATCGGCTCGCATTCGGTTAACGGGGTGTCCGAACTGCATTCGGAGTTGGTCAAGACCCGGCTTTTTCCTGACTTTTATGAGTTGGAACCTGGAAAATTTAACAACAAAACCAATGGGGTCACACCCCGGCGCTGGCTGCTTAAGGCCAACCCCGCACTTGCGGAATTATTTATTGATATTCTCGGGAAGGCATGGATTACCGACCTCAGCGAGTTGCACAGGCTTGAAGGGCTGGTTAACGACAATGCTTTCCGGGAACGGTTTATGAAAGCCAAGCGGTCCAATAAAATTATCTTGGGCAATTATATCAAGGGAATGCTGGACATAGATGTATCGCCGGACTCCATCTTTGATATTCAGGCCAAGCGTATTCATGAATATAAGCGTCAGCTGCTTAATATGCTGCATGTCATTCATCTTTATCTTGAACTTGTGGATAACGATGTGGAACCTTTATGTGCCCGGACGTTCATTTTCGCGGGCAAGGCCGCTCCCGGTTATTGGGAGGCCAAACAGATCATCAAGCTGATCCATTCTGTGGCGGATGTGGTCAATAATGATCCCCGCGTAGAAGGTCTGCTCAAGGTGGCTTTTGTGCCTGATTACCGGGTTTCCCTTGCTGAGAAGATAATTCCTGCCTGCGATGTGAGTGAGCAGATTTCAACCGCCGGAACCGAGGCCTCGGGAACCGGTAATATGAAATTTGCCATGAACGGTGCTCTCACTATCGGTACCTATGATGGTGCCAATATTGAGATGCTGGAAGAGGTCGGTGCGGATAATTTTTATCTTTTCGGGCTGAAACAGGAAGAGGTGGAAAAAACATTGCACAGCGGGAGTTACCGTCCCCGTGAAATTTACGACCACAGCCCTGAAATACGGCAGGTGTTCAACGCATTGCTGGAGAACAGGTTTTCACACAAGGAGCCGGATTTATTCCGCTGGGTAGTGGATAAGCTGCTTTCCGACAATGAGCAGTATATGCATCTTGCCGATTTTAAAGCCTACATTTCAGCTCAGAGGCGTATAGATAAGGATTATGCGGATAAAGAACTCTGGGCGGGAAAGGCCATTCTGAATACTGCACGTATGGGAAAATTTTCAACTGATCGGACCATGCGCGAGTATGCAGAAGATATATGGAATATCAAGGCTGTAAGGTGA